The Lutibacter sp. A64 genome segment CATATAACGTTACATTAAATGGTACTGCCGCTACTTTACAAAATAAAGATTTAGAGCCTGGAAATTATACAATTTGTATTGAAGTAGCAGGTGAAGATTATGAACAATGTTTTGATGTTGTTATAGAAGAAGGAACAACAATATCTGGTAAAGCAAGCGTTAGTTCTGGTAAAGTTTCAATAAATATTTCAGAAGGAACAGCTCCTTTTAATGTATTTGTAAATGACAATTTAATTTTACAAACATTAGACTCCTCATTTACTATAAATGCCAAATATGGAGATAGTATTCAGGTTAAAAGTAGTGTAACCTGTGAAGGTGTGTTTTCTAAAAATATGAATTTAGTTGAAAGTGTAACAGCATATCCAAACCCAACAAAAGGTACTTTTGAAATTGCTGTTCCTGTTTCACAAAGCACTATAAAAATTGAAATTTACAATACACAATCTCAACTAATATCTACAAAAAATTACGAGGTAGTGAATGGTAAAGTTCAATTAAACCTATCCAACAATACTGTTGGTTTATACTTTGCCAAAGTATATTTAGATAGTCCTGTTTTACTTAAAATTATAAAAGAATAATCGTTTTAAAAATCGATTTTTAAAAAGACGCTTTAATTAGCGTCTTTTTTTATGCTATAATATTTAGTTATTTATATTCTAAATTTTTAAAATAATTCATTGAATGATATAACCAATTCATTGATAAATATCTAGGACTAATTGATTCTTATTTACATAGAATACAATAATTTTTACCTTGTCTTTAAATTAGAGTTTAATTTTATAAATAAAGAATTATGCCAATTAAAAGTATTAATGGATGTATTGGTTGCGAAGAGTGTATTAAAAGCTGTCCTACAGATGTAATTAGGTTAAATCCTGATTCAAAAAAAGCCGAGATTTTATATCCAGAAGATTGTCAAATATGCCATTTATGCCGTATGTATTGTCCTGTAGATGCTATTACAATCACACCAGATAAATCTATACCAGTAATTGTATCATGGGGTTAGTTATGAAAAATAAAAATTACATAAATAAAATAGTACTATTGGTTGTTGCTTTTATTGTTACGCCAATTGTTTTATACAACTTAGGTAATTTTCCAAAGAGAGGTTACCT includes the following:
- a CDS encoding 4Fe-4S dicluster domain-containing protein, translating into MPIKSINGCIGCEECIKSCPTDVIRLNPDSKKAEILYPEDCQICHLCRMYCPVDAITITPDKSIPVIVSWG